A portion of the Gossypium arboreum isolate Shixiya-1 chromosome 8, ASM2569848v2, whole genome shotgun sequence genome contains these proteins:
- the LOC108467429 gene encoding protein NLP6, giving the protein MCEPEEDNACPFPPKQVQPQHQGIMDFDELDLQSSWPFDQLTSLSNPTSPFVTSSSSEQPCSPLWAFSDDDKLGSAAAAGYNLFVTCTPNPVNENAKEENDNRGLPSLFLGLLPLENPDSYCVIKERMTRALRYFKESTEQHVLAQVWAPVKDGGRYVLTTLGQPFVLDPHSSGLHQYRMVSLMYMFSVDGESDVQLGLPGRVFQQKLPEWTPNVQYYSSREYSRLNHALHYNVQGTLALPVFEPSGQSCVGVLELIMTSQKINYAPEVDKVCKALEAVNLKSSEILGYPSTQICSENRQNALAEILEILTVVCETHKLPLAQTWVPCRHRKVLVHGGGLKKSCTSFDGSCMGQVCMSTTDVAFYVVDAHMWGFRDACLEHHLQKGQGVAGRAFLSLNSCFCSDISQFSKTEYPLVHYARMFKLTSCFAICLRSTYTRDDDYVLEFFLPPAIADRNEQQALLGSILTTMKQHFQSLMVASGAELEEDEGSIEIIGASSEERFVTRLECIPIPPPVKSPPENNTSPNKGELQLDSSKQKLIVNFDPPAHGGRVVASGSHNLDCPLQNKDLKKPERKRGKTEKSISLEVLQHYFTGSLKDAAKSLGVCPTTMKRICRQHGISRWPSRKINKVNRSLTKLKHVIESVHGTDGAFGLTSLANSPLPVGVDSISWPTSLKGSNQQNSPNSRPFEHKGEKNDSPTCLTPQSNGQVLVEDQLLGGRTLSPEPFTQQNGLSSDFDKGVKRSRIGSSSREESAGTPISYSSCQGSLGIETAATKASFGSIHDQCFKAHGSPELAFQQLLGEPNISAMFSMPKVLMATELEEPIGGMLVEAAGSSKDLSNLCPIANVGVNEQFPESSWTPPPCSDLALKQAMSTFTQPTPRVTAREETKSVTIKATYREDIIRFRITMSSCILELKEEVANRLKLEVGTFDIKYLDDDNEWVLIACDADLEECIDVSRSSGNNIIRLCIHDTMANLESSCESTGEL; this is encoded by the exons ATGTGCGAGCCGGAGGAAGACAATGCGTGTCCGTTCCCGCCCAAACAAGTACAGCCACAACACCAGGGAATAATGGATTTCGATGAACTGGACCTTCAGAGTTCCTGGCCGTTTGATCAGTTGACTTCCCTTTCTAACCCCACCTCTCCTTTcgtcacctcctcttcttctgagCAGCCTTGTTCTCCTCTATGGGCTTTCTCTGATGATGATAAGCTTGGGTCTGCCGCTGCCGCTGGTTACAATCTTTTCGTCACGT GTACTCCGAATCCAGTAAATGAAAATGCAAAGGAGGAGAATGATAATAGAGGGTTGCCATCTCTATTTCTGGGATTGCTGCCCCTTGAGAACCCAGATAGTTATTGTGTAATTAAAGAGAGGATGACTCGGGCGTTGCGTTACTTCAAGGAATCAACTGAACAACATGTTCTAGCACAGGTTTGGGCACCTGTAAAGGATGGGGGTCGATATGTGCTAACAACATTGGGGCAACCCTTCGTCCTTGATCCGCATAGCAGTGGATTGCATCAGTATAGGATGGTTTCTTTGATGTACATGTTTTCTGTGGACGGAGAGAGTGATGTACAGCTTGGACTTCCTGGCCGTGTTTTCCAGCAAAAATTGCCAGAATGGACTCCAAATGTACAGTATTATTCCAGCAGAGAGTATTCTCGGCTTAATCATGCTCTGCATTACAATGTTCAGGGTACTTTGGCATTGCCAGTCTTTGAACCTTCTGGACAGTCTTGTGTGGGTGTACTTGAACTCATAATGACATCACAGAAGATTAACTATGCACCAgaggttgataaagtatgcaaagCACTTGAG GCGGTGAATCTAAAAAGCTCAGAAATACTGGGTTACCCAAGCACCCAG ATTTGCAGTGAAAATCGCCAAAATGCACTGGCAGAAATTTTGGAGATTTTGACAGTGGTCTGTGAAACGCACAAACTACCTTTGGCTCAGACCTGGGTCCCCTGCAGGCATCGCAAGGTTTTGGTCCATGGTGGTGGTCTAAAGAAAAGTTGTACAAGCTTTGATGGTAGCTGCATGGGACAAGTCTGCATGTCAACAACTGATGTGGCTTTCTATGTTGTAGATGCTCACATGTGGGGTTTCCGGGATGCTTGTCTTGAGCATCACCTACAGAAGGGTCAAGGGGTTGCTGGGAGGGCATTTTTATCACTCAACTCATGCTTTTGCTCAGACATCAGCCAGTTCTCCAAAACTGAGTATCCCTTAGTACACTATGCTCGTATGTTTAAATTAACCAGCTGTTTTGCAATCTGCTTACGGAGTACTTATACAAGAGATGATGATTATGTTCTCGAATTCTTTTTGCCCCCTGCTATTGCCGACCGCAATGAACAACAGGCGTTATTGGGTTCCATATTGACAACAATGAAGCAGCATTTCCAAAGTCTTATGGTTGCTTCTGGAGCTGAATTGGAAGAGGATGAAGGATCTATTGAAATCATTGGAGCTTCTTCAGAAGAGAGATTCGTCACAAGACTAGAATGTATTCCAATACCTCCACCTGTGAAGTCACCACCTGAGAATAACACCTCACCCAATAAAGGAGAATTGCAATTAGATTCTTCAAAGCAAAAATTAATTGTGAATTTTGACCCTCCAGCTCATGGAGGAAGGGTTGTCGCTAGCGGTAGCCACAATCTTGATTGTCCTCTACAGAATAAAGACTTGAAGAAACCAGAGAGAAAGCGTGGGAAAACTGAGAAATCAATTAGTCTGGAGGTGCTCCAACATTATTTTACAGGGAGTCTCAAAGATGCTGCAAAAAGCCTTGGCG TTTGTCCAACTACAATGAAGCGTATCTGCAGGCAGCATGGGATCTCACGGTGGCCATCTCGTAAGATCAACAAAGTCAACCGTTCCCTCACTAAGCTAAAACATGTTATCGAATCTGTACATGGTACTGATGGAGCATTTGGTTTAACTTCGCTTGCCAATAGTCCGCTACCTGTTGGTGTTGATTCTATTTCATGGCCAACAAGTTTGAAAGGGTCCAATCAACAAAACTCACCGAACTCTAGACCTTTTGAGCATAAAGGTGAGAAAAATGATTCACCAACTTGTTTGACACCACAAAGTAATGGACAAGTTCTAGTGGAAGATCAGTTGCTGGGAGGGAGGACACTGAGCCCAGAACCTTTCACTCAGCAAAATGGGCTTTCATCAGACTTCGATAAAGGGGTAAAAAGATCCAGAATAGGGAGTAGCTCAAGAGAAGAGAGTGCTGGGACACCAATTTCTTATAGTTCATGCCAAGGTAGCCTTGGAATTGAAACTGCTGCTACTAAGGCTTCGTTCGGTTCCATCCATGACCAATGCTTTAAAGCACATGGGTCTCCTGAGTTGGCCTTTCAACAACTTTTAGGGGAACCAAATATATCAGCCATGTTCTCAATGCCTAAAGTCCTTATGGCAACAGAACTTGAAGAACCTATTGGAGGTATGCTAGTGGAGGCTGCTGGAAGTTCAAAAGACTTAAGCAACCTATGTCCAATAGCAAATGTTGGTGTTAATGAGCAATTTCCAGAATCTAGTTGGACACCACCTCCATGTTCTGATCTGGCTCTTAAGCAAGCCATGTCCACCTTTACGCAGCCAACACCCCGTGTAACAGCTAGAGAGGAAACGAAGAGTGTGACCATCAAGGCTACTTACAGAGAAGATATTATCAGATTTCGGATCACCATGAGTTCTTGTATTCTGGAACTAAAAGAGGAAGTAGCCAATAGGCTGAAGCTAGAGGTGGGTACTTTCGACATCAAGTATTTGGATGACGATAATGAATGGGTTTTGATAGCATGTGATGCCGACCTTGAGGAATGTATAGATGTTTCAAGATCATCAGGCAACAATATCATTAGATTGTGTATTCATGACACCATGGCCAATCTAGAGAGTTCTTGTGAAAGCACTGGAGAGTTATAA